GATTCTCGCGTAGTCGCTTCGTCGCCCCCTCGCTTAAGTCGCCCCCTCGTTCTTTCGTGCCGTCGTGTTTTCGTGCGCTCGTGCAAGTCGTTATTTCAGGTTTGATGTTTTAAACTATCTTTTCCCAGTAATCTGGCTGAATGATATATTCTTAAAATATCAACTTGACTTTCACTTAATATTCTATAAACAATTCGGTAATTCCCTGAAATTATTTCTCTGATGTGTTGATCATTAAATTCCGGGACGATTTTTCCACTCCTGGGCTGATTTTTCAGAATTTGTGCCCTGTTATAAATTTTATTTACTGTAATTTCAGCATATCTTACAGAATCTTCTGCAATATAGTCATATATTTCCTTCAAATCATCAACAGAAAGCTCTGTCCAGTTTATTCTGACCATTTATCGATGATTTTTCTTACATCTTCATTGGATACTACTTCTCCTTTGTTGGATTGATCAAGTCCTTCCTCAACCTTTTCAATGAAGATCAACTGGTCAATTAATTCATCTATGGAAAAAGATTCTGGAAGGTTTTCCAGGGATTTTTTAAGCTTACTTTTTGTCAACATGGTCATTTGTTTTTAATGTAAACGGTAAATTTAGTGAATAATTACTTTCTCCTGACCACTGCCTTCTAGCATCTGATTTATCGGTTTCAGGTTTAAGGTTGAGTAAACCATTATTAAATGGTTAAATTGTCAAATTGTTGAATAAGACTGAGGCTAAGAGCAGAAAATACAGCGTACGGGAACTCACAACTCATTACTCATAACTTCTTCGTCGCCCCATCGTTTTTTCCTGCCAGTCGTGCGCTCGTGCCAACGCGCCCTCGTGCCCTGACGCATAACTTACTTCTTCATTCTCTGTTTCCTAATAATAGGGGAATCTTGGGCCATCATCTTCTGAAAGTATTAAGATGGCAAGGATGGGAATATAAGCGGCACCGCCAATCAGTGCGGCATTCTGGAATTTTGACATCTGGCCGTTTACAAGGAAATATCCGCTGACGCCGACGATGCCCACACCTGTACCGGCAGCAATCCAGGTAATGGTTGTCTGATCAATCCTAAAGATATAGTTGTTGTTATGCTCCATATTCATGAATTCAGCCCTGAACTGCTGATAAGTGGCAGGTGGCTTTTCGGCTGCCATTTGGAGGGATAAGAATACCAGGCATACAATAAGGATCTGCTTTTTCATTGGTATATGTTTATTAATATAACGAAGGACCTTAAAAAATGTTGACTGGTTGTTGGGGTATTGCTAAGCGCTTAAAGCGTACGGTATGAAGCAAAAAGTTTCAAGTTCAGAGTTTAAGGTTCCATGACTGCCTACTTGTGACAAAAGACTCACTACTTTTCTTCGTCCCTTTCGCTCCATCGCGCTGTCGTTCTGCCTCTCCATCGTTCTTTCGTGCCGTCGTTACCTATCGTGCCCCAATCTCCGAGACGCAAGCCTTGCGTCTCTACTGATGTGCCTGTAGCTACATCGCTGGCTACAACCTATTCCATTTCCCTTTTTTCCGGTATTTTGCCACATTGATCTATTTCCTGCCAAACGTAGAGACAAGCCATGGCATGTCTCTACTCAATTCTCATCTTCTCGTCTTCCCGTCTTCTCATTTTCCCGTTTTCCTTGCCTTCTCTTTCGTTTTATCGCTCCATCGCGCTGTCGTGCCGTCGTGCTCTCGTGCTCTCGTGCCGTCGTTCTTTCGTCCCCCCGAACTCATTACTACATTATTTTCTTCTCAAAAGCCGTCTCAGCCCGTTCCTGTTCCTGCCATCCCTTTCTTCATCATAATAATCTCCGTAACGGTAGCGATAGCCGTAACCATATCCGTACCCATAACCATAGCCGTAACCATATCCATAATAATACCTGTAACCCAGTGCGCGGGCTACTTTGATGTCGTTGATCAGGAGGTTGATGTTCCTGAATTTTTTGTCGCTATAAAATTTGTTGATCAGCTCGAGCACATCTTTTGACGAGAATTTCTGCCGTATGAGGAAGATGGTGCTGTCGGCGTAACTGCCCAGCAGGAGGGGATCGGTAACCAGGGCCATGGGGGGCGTGTCCAGTACGATGTAGTCAAACTGTTCGCGGGCCTGGCTGAAGAATTGTTGCATCTTATCGGTCTCGATCAGCTCAGCCGGGTTTGGCGGCACGGGGCCGGCTACTGCCACATATAGATTTTCTTCCTCAACCTGTCGGATGGTATCCCCGAAGTTGTTTTTGCCGATCAGGTAGGTGCTGATGCCCTCATCGTTATCGAGCCCAAACACCCGGTGCAATGTGGGTCTGCGCATGTCGAGCCCTGCCAGTAAAATTTTCCTGTTGCTCATGGCCATAATGGAAGCCAGGTTCAGTGCGGCAAATGTTTTACCTTCTCCGCTGATGGTAGAAGTCATCATGATTACCTGCTGATCCTTTTCCCGAAGGATATACTGTAAGTTTGTGCGTATGCGCCGGAACGACTCGGCCATCGCTGCTCTTGGATTTTCATGCACGGGTATCTCACTTGGAAAATGGTTATGGCCAATGGTTCCCAGCACCGGCACGTTGGTATTGTTTTCGATGTCTTCTTTGCTTTCAATGCGGTTGTCGAAATAATCACGGGCAAAGATGATCACCGCAGGGATCAGCAAGCCCAGGAGCAGGGCAAACGCATAGTTTCTTGATTTTTGTGGCGAAAGCTGTTGAACATTTTCCTGGCGTGCTTTGTCCAGTACACGGTTATCCGGGACGTTTGATGCTTTTTGTATGCCTACCTCAGCCCGTTTTTCCTGCAGGAAATTGTAGAATTCGTTCATCAGGTCGTATTTGCGCTGGATGTTCAGGAGGGCTCTTTCCTTAAAAGGAAGCTGCTGAATCTGTTGTTCGATGTTGTCGATCTCCTGGGTGTATTTTTCCTGTATGGCCTGGTTGTTTTCCAGTGAAGATTCCAGGTGTTCACGGATGCGTCTTTTGATCTGGCTGATCTGACGATTGATCTTTCCTACCTCCGGTGTTTCTTCTGTAGCAAAATAATCCAGCTCTTCTCTTTGCTGTCGAAGATCACGCAATTCATTTAAAAGGTTTGTCAGCACGGCTCCGTCTTCCTGTATGACTGGCGGAGCGATTATGGCGCCGGTTGCGTTTCTGTTTTCCAGATAGGATTGCAGATAGTTGTAATAACGTTTTTTAAACTCCAGTTCTGTTCTTTGTGAATGATAATTTTTCAGCCTTTCAAAGGCCATCTCGCCCTCTTTGCTCAGGTTAATGATCTCATTGCGTTTTCTGAAGCTAAGCAGTTGATTTTCTATGGTCTGTAGAGAATCTGCGATTTGTTCGATCTGCTCATCGATGAACTGCATGGTGTTTTCTGCTGTGCGGTTTTTCTGGTCGAGACCGTACTGGATATATTCGTTGCAGAAAGTATTCAAATAGTCAACAATTTTTTGCTCAACCTTTCCCTGAAGTGTGATGGTAAGAATGGTGCTCTCCTCACTTTGTTTTTCCACCTGGATTCTTTGACTGTACCGATTGGCCAGAGCATTTAAGCTGTTAAACTGAAAGCTGTATTTGGCAACACTTACACTTGCTCC
Above is a genomic segment from Bacteroidales bacterium containing:
- a CDS encoding type II toxin-antitoxin system RelE/ParE family toxin, producing MVRINWTELSVDDLKEIYDYIAEDSVRYAEITVNKIYNRAQILKNQPRSGKIVPEFNDQHIREIISGNYRIVYRILSESQVDILRIYHSARLLGKDSLKHQT
- a CDS encoding polysaccharide biosynthesis tyrosine autokinase, translating into MTEQEYNELYEEEDQGINFRKYVFLFLSNWYWFALTLAIALGAAHMKNRYTNPTYSTSATIILEDQGEKTGVDNVLSDLRPVRIWRRRGIVENEIAKIKSYEIARRTLEKLNFEVSYTLHGRLMELPKYKNTGIKVKYDTSHTQLKNKPVFVNPLSQNKYQLMINEGYGVDTTMEFGQRYRDENFSFKVINQGASVSVAKYSFQFNSLNALANRYSQRIQVEKQSEESTILTITLQGKVEQKIVDYLNTFCNEYIQYGLDQKNRTAENTMQFIDEQIEQIADSLQTIENQLLSFRKRNEIINLSKEGEMAFERLKNYHSQRTELEFKKRYYNYLQSYLENRNATGAIIAPPVIQEDGAVLTNLLNELRDLRQQREELDYFATEETPEVGKINRQISQIKRRIREHLESSLENNQAIQEKYTQEIDNIEQQIQQLPFKERALLNIQRKYDLMNEFYNFLQEKRAEVGIQKASNVPDNRVLDKARQENVQQLSPQKSRNYAFALLLGLLIPAVIIFARDYFDNRIESKEDIENNTNVPVLGTIGHNHFPSEIPVHENPRAAMAESFRRIRTNLQYILREKDQQVIMMTSTISGEGKTFAALNLASIMAMSNRKILLAGLDMRRPTLHRVFGLDNDEGISTYLIGKNNFGDTIRQVEEENLYVAVAGPVPPNPAELIETDKMQQFFSQAREQFDYIVLDTPPMALVTDPLLLGSYADSTIFLIRQKFSSKDVLELINKFYSDKKFRNINLLINDIKVARALGYRYYYGYGYGYGYGYGYGYGYRYRYGDYYDEERDGRNRNGLRRLLRRK